In one window of Candidatus Methylarchaceae archaeon HK02M2 DNA:
- a CDS encoding ATP-binding protein, whose translation MVRFWPEHFGLRGVRDYQYFPMQFEVIQQSVQDWEMSDKTMMMIQLTAIPINYDLVLEVDKNPDFERGFSYPIVGNRAYILNKEMIRSMYNREIPEALSCEGMETCANARKDPRLGTIKMFEAAGENIPLYVNYDSLIRYHFGIFAFTGGGKSNLLSNVLRRILLHKSSVKVVIFDISCEYPFLLMDVFADSSISSKIILENEVRNDREFYNSVVKPKDYEADTRVIEGMTKIFNLGRVSHLWRGRRKVPQFVEFLADIERLKEGNVKNPNYVEALSDIEDLVLGYMEEKGLKEGDELTEEFIEALIKVAKDVAESFRVHEKSALYGWFQSRDKMRRYFEDRSQVIGEGYSLEGVKKLLEGTTQLVCISISEAKTIKRLVIELTHDLLIKRKREFKVEPYILFVWDEAQEFVANPSNVTGIDKLCSLEVERLLRQGRKYGLGGCIATQRIAYLNTNALQQLHTYFVSTLPRPYDRGLISNTFMIDKTILEKTLEFVPGEWLLSSYLATGMANVPIFMKADNAEVEIENFLNIAFIKK comes from the coding sequence GTGGTTCGGTTTTGGCCAGAGCACTTCGGTTTGAGAGGTGTTCGGGATTATCAGTATTTCCCGATGCAATTTGAGGTGATACAACAATCCGTCCAAGATTGGGAGATGAGCGATAAGACGATGATGATGATCCAATTGACGGCTATCCCAATTAATTACGACCTTGTCTTGGAAGTTGATAAGAACCCTGACTTTGAGAGAGGTTTCTCATATCCTATTGTGGGTAATAGGGCCTATATCTTGAACAAGGAGATGATCAGGAGCATGTACAACCGTGAAATCCCTGAGGCACTTTCCTGTGAGGGAATGGAAACCTGTGCAAATGCTAGAAAGGACCCGAGGCTTGGGACTATTAAGATGTTTGAGGCTGCAGGGGAGAATATTCCACTCTACGTAAACTATGATTCTTTAATTCGCTATCACTTCGGGATTTTCGCCTTCACAGGTGGGGGAAAGAGTAATTTGCTTTCTAACGTTCTGAGAAGAATCCTTTTACACAAAAGCAGTGTGAAGGTTGTTATTTTCGATATCTCATGTGAGTATCCATTCTTATTGATGGATGTCTTTGCAGACTCCTCCATCTCTTCTAAGATTATATTGGAGAACGAGGTTCGTAATGATAGAGAGTTCTACAACTCTGTGGTAAAGCCGAAGGATTATGAGGCTGATACGAGAGTGATTGAAGGGATGACCAAAATCTTCAACCTTGGCAGAGTCTCCCACCTGTGGAGGGGCAGGAGGAAGGTTCCCCAATTTGTTGAATTTCTGGCTGACATTGAGAGATTGAAAGAAGGGAATGTGAAAAATCCTAACTATGTTGAGGCGTTGAGCGATATCGAAGACTTAGTCTTGGGTTACATGGAGGAAAAGGGCCTTAAAGAGGGCGATGAACTCACGGAGGAGTTCATAGAGGCCTTGATTAAGGTTGCAAAGGATGTTGCTGAGAGTTTCCGTGTCCACGAGAAGAGTGCTCTGTATGGCTGGTTCCAATCTAGGGATAAGATGAGGAGGTACTTCGAAGATCGATCTCAAGTAATAGGCGAGGGTTACAGTCTTGAAGGGGTAAAGAAGCTACTTGAAGGGACTACTCAGTTAGTCTGCATCTCAATAAGTGAGGCCAAGACCATAAAGCGCTTAGTCATCGAGTTAACACATGACTTGTTAATAAAGAGGAAGAGAGAGTTCAAGGTGGAGCCATATATCCTCTTCGTCTGGGACGAAGCCCAAGAGTTCGTCGCCAATCCCTCTAATGTAACTGGAATCGACAAATTGTGTAGTCTTGAAGTGGAGCGTTTGCTGAGGCAGGGGAGAAAGTATGGACTTGGTGGATGCATAGCAACTCAAAGGATTGCATATCTAAATACGAATGCATTACAACAACTTCATACCTACTTTGTGAGCACTCTTCCTAGACCTTATGATAGAGGCTTGATAAGCAACACCTTCATGATTGATAAAACAATCCTCGAGAAGACTTTGGAGTTTGTACCAGGTGAATGGTTGCTGTCAAGCTATTTAGCAACAGGTATGGCAAATGTACCCATATTTATGAAGGCAGATAATGCAGAGGTCGAGATCGAGAATTTCTTAAATATAGCATTTATAAAAAAATGA
- a CDS encoding LemA family protein: protein MDLIQWILLIIVVLTFVGLILYFIFIYNRFYRLRNSADATLGQIRVAMKKRLDMIEQLLNSVKSYAKFEREVFEKVTNLRTEVFKTGAAGLQEIDRESRKILGNIVAVAENYPDLKTSSTVTDLMGAVKSVEDEIARQRYTYNNIVQEFNILTDTVPSNFVARIIGMIKLNYLKFEEEITRPPTIEF, encoded by the coding sequence ATGGATCTTATCCAATGGATATTGCTGATTATTGTTGTATTAACCTTTGTCGGCCTAATATTGTACTTTATTTTCATCTACAACAGATTCTATAGGCTTAGGAACTCTGCAGACGCAACATTAGGACAGATAAGGGTTGCCATGAAGAAAAGGCTCGATATGATTGAACAATTGCTTAATTCTGTTAAAAGCTATGCCAAGTTTGAGCGAGAGGTTTTTGAGAAAGTAACAAATCTAAGAACAGAAGTCTTTAAAACAGGTGCCGCAGGACTGCAGGAGATCGATCGCGAGTCGAGAAAGATCCTTGGCAATATTGTTGCAGTGGCCGAGAACTACCCCGATCTGAAGACCTCAAGCACCGTAACCGATTTGATGGGAGCAGTTAAGTCGGTAGAGGACGAGATCGCAAGGCAGAGGTACACATACAACAATATAGTCCAAGAGTTTAATATACTCACTGATACAGTCCCGTCTAACTTTGTTGCGAGGATTATAGGTATGATTAAATTAAATTATCTAAAGTTCGAAGAGGAGATAACGAGACCGCCAACGATAGAGTTCTGA
- a CDS encoding DUF2207 domain-containing protein has translation MLEKKQIATLFFLTIFIGVAGFVIIDYLSQSLFIEEVVVDEYQATLYLNGTLVERYTYNIGVSNKYRMLYRFWEAPLSFSDLDEPYIEVLKVNEPDGTISYAKDHLGNVQIFTEGGDQNYNTISWLAEENEAGVFNPYYFSSGTYSVEYVFKLHPPIEYDSELCHLNIKLASNHLPYRKVILTIENAGYIEALYPHPPLMQVSNLNDKKIIQGSAAKDELIEIEMLLDRDAITLIDGFSHEINDVRSTTVNANFWYSLQYDLALALGYASLLLVFIIPLILVIIYFYFGREKDFVVPEYLSTIPNRLRKSWMVNLLFKKDALDFDEDGFYATLLDLHLKGKIKINTKNEGLTIQVIDSRSDDRYEHQVLRFLESKSRDGVFETDYVERLLEDQKKSSSVDPELLSIKDELKSLTKFIDKRTASEFTVSGRGRVARLLLVPASILLASLILMLSAPSVSYLLTEPLALSAVGVIQVIVAVIFPSTLFGKWKGDYYKEKLEWDSFRNFLSDLAQIKKYATEDLSMWGEWLVYGTALGVGQKVANAMKALKINIPEVAMLSYVPIYFHPVISTPIQTSGGGVGGFGGGGFGGGGGFGGGGGGARFSPLI, from the coding sequence ATGTTAGAAAAAAAACAGATAGCAACCCTTTTTTTTCTAACTATTTTCATTGGGGTTGCAGGATTTGTTATTATAGACTACTTATCACAGTCTTTGTTTATTGAAGAGGTTGTGGTTGATGAATACCAAGCCACTCTGTACCTTAACGGGACTCTCGTAGAAAGATACACATACAATATTGGAGTATCCAATAAGTATCGTATGCTTTACAGGTTTTGGGAGGCGCCTCTTTCATTCAGTGACTTGGACGAACCGTACATAGAAGTACTCAAAGTGAATGAGCCGGATGGTACAATCTCATATGCAAAGGATCATCTTGGTAATGTTCAGATTTTCACTGAAGGGGGAGACCAAAATTATAATACCATCAGTTGGTTAGCCGAGGAAAATGAAGCAGGGGTATTCAATCCTTATTATTTTAGTTCAGGAACCTATTCTGTGGAATATGTTTTCAAATTACATCCGCCAATAGAGTACGACAGCGAGTTATGCCATCTTAATATCAAGCTAGCTTCAAACCACTTACCATACCGAAAAGTGATTCTCACTATAGAAAACGCAGGGTACATCGAGGCACTTTATCCTCACCCACCCTTGATGCAGGTATCTAATTTGAATGATAAAAAGATTATCCAAGGAAGTGCTGCAAAGGATGAACTTATAGAGATAGAAATGCTATTGGACAGAGATGCCATTACTCTTATAGATGGTTTCTCACACGAAATCAATGATGTCAGATCAACGACCGTCAACGCTAACTTTTGGTACTCTCTCCAGTACGATCTCGCTTTGGCATTAGGGTATGCATCTCTACTTTTGGTCTTTATAATCCCTCTCATATTAGTTATAATCTACTTTTATTTTGGTAGAGAAAAGGATTTTGTAGTACCTGAATATCTTAGTACAATACCCAATCGGTTAAGAAAATCGTGGATGGTTAACTTATTGTTCAAAAAAGATGCTTTGGACTTCGATGAAGATGGTTTCTACGCTACCCTCTTGGATCTACACTTGAAGGGTAAGATTAAAATAAATACTAAAAATGAAGGTTTGACGATTCAAGTTATAGACTCAAGGAGCGATGATAGATACGAACATCAAGTTCTGAGGTTCCTTGAGAGTAAATCGAGAGATGGCGTTTTCGAAACAGATTATGTCGAAAGACTCCTAGAAGATCAGAAAAAATCCTCTAGTGTTGATCCAGAACTCCTTTCAATCAAGGATGAATTGAAGAGTTTGACCAAATTTATTGATAAGAGAACAGCTTCAGAGTTTACGGTCAGTGGAAGGGGAAGAGTAGCCCGTCTTCTTTTGGTACCTGCTAGTATTCTGTTAGCATCGCTAATTCTGATGCTTTCTGCTCCTTCTGTCTCGTATCTATTAACAGAACCGCTTGCCCTATCCGCAGTTGGAGTGATACAGGTAATCGTTGCAGTTATTTTCCCATCGACCCTCTTCGGTAAATGGAAGGGAGATTATTACAAGGAGAAACTGGAGTGGGACTCTTTCAGGAATTTCCTCTCAGACCTTGCCCAGATAAAGAAGTATGCAACCGAGGATCTATCTATGTGGGGAGAATGGCTGGTATACGGAACAGCATTGGGCGTTGGCCAGAAGGTGGCGAATGCTATGAAAGCGCTCAAGATCAACATTCCGGAAGTAGCTATGTTGAGCTATGTCCCTATCTACTTCCACCCTGTAATATCGACACCA